One Babesia bovis T2Bo chromosome 4 map unlocalized Chr4_1, whole genome shotgun sequence genomic window carries:
- a CDS encoding CDP-alcohol phosphatidyltransferase family protein — translation MESLTRMIPKANMPKLKDYKFQSGGSTKLDCLINVIWWNPIASLIPRFISPNVITLSGTLCLIAMNYCILAYIPNLESSKTPEWLPLMIAGCILLYMTLDGIDGKQARKLGMSSPVGQLLDHGVDAVVSVFYPYMCFAIYPGGFSLTVMLMCAISPIHVLCTVWRESEFSTFSHVNGIIGVTETNLGMIGLQLMVYYTRPYLNMPLTKVFGRNDYILWLSKYTPRLVDLEMVTMYVIAAMAYYEGIMGVMSLLRDTRHKLRYIVFMSSAILHASSSYYMAFILPSKFRIAACLFASTCCAIMCVNNIVCLLGHSRLRAFHFALLPHYILLLHYYGGIVLRRYGYHVAPLSSKDMHKLLIIISAYGFACIVYIFAKTIKEVMDYLGIPLLSVPRGAAQKKSN, via the exons ATGGAAAGCCTTACACGAATGATACCGAAGGCGAATATGCCTAAGCTGAAGGACTATAAGTTTCAATCGGGCGGTTCAACTAAGCTTGATTGTCTGATCAATGTAATatggtggaatcctatcGCTAGCTTGATTCCGAGA TTCATATCACCTAATGTGATAACTCTCAGTGGAACGCTATGTCTTATTGCCATGAACTATTGCATTTTGGCATACATTCCTAATTTGGAAAGCAGCAAGACACCTGAATGGCTTCCATTGATGATTGCTGGTTGTATTCTTCTGTACATG ACACTGGACGGCATAGATGGCAAGCAGGCTCGTAAACTCGGTATGAGTTCTCCAGTGGGTCAGTTACTTGACCATGGTGTTGATGCTGTGGTATCTGTGTTTTACCCTTATATGTGTTTTGCCATATACCCAGGTGGTTTCAGTTTAACTGTTATGTTGATGTGCGCTATCTCACCTATTCACGTGCTATGCACTGTATGGAGGGAGAGTGAGTTTTCCACGTTCTCTCATGTTAACGGTATTATTGGTGTAACTGAAACCAACCTTGGTATGATAGGCCTTCAGTTGATGGTATACTACACAAGACCATATTTGAACATGCCCTTGACTAAGGTGTTTGGCCGTAATGACTACATCCTCTGGCTTTCTAAGTACACTCCTCGCCTTGTAGATTTGGAGATGGTTACTATGTATGTCATAGCCGCCATGGCATATTACGAGGGTATTATGGGCGTAATGAGTCTTTTAAGGGACACTCGTCACAAGTTGAGGTATATCGTTTTCATGTCATCTGCCATTTTACATGCTTCGTCATCATATTACATGGCTTTTATATTGCCATCCAAATTCCGGATAGCAGCATGCCTCTTTGCTTCAACTTGTTGCGCTATCATGTGTGTTAACAATATCGTATGCCTTTTAGGTCACAGCAGGCTGCGTGCATTTCACTTTGCATTGCTACCGCATTACATTTTGTTACTTCACTACTACGGTGGTATTGTTTTAAGGAGGTATGGTTATCATGTTGCACCGTTGTCTTCCAAGGATATGCACAAGTTGCTTATCATCATTTCGGCTTATGGCTTCGCCTGcattgtctatatattcGCGAAGACCATTAAGGAGGTGATGGACTACCTCGGCATTCCACTACTCAGCGTGCCCCGCGGTGCCGCTCAAAAGAAGTCTAACTGA
- a CDS encoding Mitochondrial degradasome RNA helicase subunit C terminal family protein codes for MQCVYLGNIKSFSHRLLTRHLSGVSINRLYKQSQATIPFTENERNTVNNALLRLCNEQKWISTLYTKGIPAFMVNSVELRERFIEYIDNNDELRVTIRTTLLEALNNLRVTNSSATDVLDSTCETLTPYLSQYMQNELPRATLAFHGAKHLADLTRPLEGYQPRSFRRKVIAHLGPPNSGKTYEAHLRLLGAKSGVYCAPLRLLAWEMQQRLQDEGIQCSLLTGQDVSITTKDTHMACTVEMTQLNRDYGCAVIDEMQMIGDSNRGFAWTRAFLGLRTPELHICGSTSCYLLAKSFCNMAGDLLEVKEHTRLGTVSILDEPVKISDLLPGDCIVCFARNTALRIATAIERQCFKNDGSKPASTVVIYGSLPPETRKQQINDFNSRKKQILVASDVIGMGVNVRIKRVIFHSLTKYDGSRYRMLTAAEVQQIAGRAGRYSLNCGNGYVGCTREDDIVHLKRLMRRKEDQLESAYIAPSTDTLSAFIDAVRGVTDPPGTLSECIKIYRSMAQSTQMFKLLDMKSILKVANALSQIELPTRTIVEYLFVPLGSQPALQLILRTFALSHSVVNNVKLRNVIHEDAMELLENCENFTVQNIKEHIRQLEMLYQILDAYVWLGYKFPDVYVDHVAAASVKGKIARTLHERLEQSLASGDNMDGIPETDDDALEAVIARQLIRSH; via the exons atgcaatgtgtatatctaGGTAACATTAAATCCTTTTCACACCGGCTTTTAACACGTCACTTGTCTGGTGTTAGTATAAATCGcttatataaacaatcgCAAGCTACAATCCCTTTCACTGAGAATGAGCGCAATACAGTAAACAATGCATTGCTGCGGTTATGCAATGAACAGAAGTGGATATCTACGTTATACACCAAGGGTATTCCCGCTTTTATGGTCAACAGCGTCGAACTTCGTGAACGATTTATTGAGTATATAGATAACAATGACGAACTAAGAGTCACTATACGCACTACTTTACTAGAAGCTCTCAACAACCTTCGTGTTACAAACTCAAGTGCCACTGATGTCCTGGATAGCACATGCGAAACATTGACTCCATATCTATCGCAATATATGCAAAATGAGTTACCACGCGCCACTTTAGCATTCCATGGAGCTAAACATTTAGCTGATTTAACAAGACCTCTTGAAGGGTATCAACCCCGATCATTTCGCCGTAAAGTGATTGCGCATCTAGGTCCACCAAACAGCGGTAAGACATACGAAGCTCACCTGAGGTTGTTAGGGGCGAAATCCGGTGTTTATTGCGCTCCACTTCGTTTGCTAGCTTGGGAGATGCAGCAGCGTCTCCAGGATGAGGGTATACAGTGCTCATTGCTTACTGGGCAGGATGTTAGTATTACTACCAAAGACACACATATGGCATGTACCGTTGAGATGACACAGTTAAATCGTGACTACGGGTGCGCAGTGATTGACGAGATGCAAATGATAGGCGACAGTAATAGGGGCTTTGCATGGACACGTGCATTCCTGGGATTGCGCACCCCCGAGTTACATATTTGCGGGAGTACATCTTGCTATTTACTGGCAAAGTCCTTCTGTAACATGGCGGGAGATTTG CTTGAGGTCAAGGAGCATACCAGGCTTGGTACAGTGTCCATTTTAGATGAACCTGTTAAGATATCTGATTTGTTACCTGGTGACTGTATAGTCTGTTTTGCGAGGAACACTGCCTTAAGGATCGCCACTGCCATAGAGCGCCAGTGCTTCAAAAATGACGGTTCCAAGCCAGCATCGACTGTAGTTATCTACGGGTCGCTACCGCCCGAGACTCGTAAGCAGCAGATAAATGACTTCAACAGCCGGAAGAAACAAATACTGGTAGCCTCAGATGTTATTGGTATGGGTGTTAACGTCAGGATAAAGCGTGTAATATTCCATTCACTAACGAAATACGACGGCAGTCGATATCGCATGCTGACAGCTGCTGAGGTCCAGCAGATTGCAGGTCGTGCTGGCAGGTATTCACTTAATTGCGGCAACGGATATGTTGGTTGCACCCGTGAGGACGATATAGTCCATTTAAAGCGCCTAATGCGCAGGAAGGAGGATCAGCTTGAGAGTGCGTATATAGCACCTTCCACGGATACTCTATCAGCTTTCATAGACGCCGTAAGAGGTGTCACCGATCCACCGGGTACACTGTCTGAATGTATCAAGATATACCGATCGATGGCCCAATCAACTCAGATGTTCAAGCTACTCGATATGAAGTCGATATTAAAAGTGGCTAACGCCTTGTCACAGATTGAGTTACCCACGAGGACTATAGTGGAATACCTCTTTGTACCACTCGGGTCGCAACCTGCTTTACAACTTATACTTCGTACGTTTGCCCTGAGCCACTCGGTGGTTAATAACGTCAAGCTACGCAATGTCATCCACGAGGATGCAATGGAACTCCTGGAGAATTGCGAGAATTTTACTGTGCAGAATATAAAGGAACACATTCGCCAGCTAGAGATGTTGTACCAG ATACTGGATGCTTATGTCTGGCTGGGATATAAGTTTCCCGATGTCTATGTGGATCACGTGGCAGCAGCATCGGTTAAAGGCAAGATTGCCCGGACCCTGCATGAACGGCTAGAGCAGTCACTGGCATCTGGTGATAATATGGACGGCATACCAGAGACTGACGACGATGCCTTAGAAGCTGTTATCGCAAGGCAACTGATCAGGTCACATTGA
- a CDS encoding splicing factor KH domain family protein, whose translation MDYMSMGIPVPPEPIAQPKRRMTRWGKIDDGKNMIIHNTTNSFLHELKMLSDKAANASGDDAKGFWGPEDDRPYLPPPYVDLPPGLTPSQMDQFLREQRHDDLVKKIASGELEFGDADIRPPSPPPVYDRNGSRVNTRDVRAKNAMNEEYNRLVEYLLKQLPGFVASADYKPLKKIRKIIIPLDKYPEYNFMGLVIGPRGCNHKRLEAESGAQISLRGRGTLKEGKQRDHQTDEDAAMPMHVHISADKEECVEKAVQLIQPLLDPFHPKHEEFKRKGLEQLALVNGVALGISDASRCSVCGAVGHRAFECPDAPGLRTVRHADVRCAICGFMGHLTSDCKLAGSTGTTAATQEAVKIDQEYNRMMTELTGEAPETLNPEQAEQLQQYQMAFYQQQYQQYQEQLYQQPQYYQQQYYQQYYAQQPQVDVVQGGVQAGHYDYNQYNGYSVAPVPNDTIAYTSAAPAVEPELCAPPEPAPPLPEDEGAPPPM comes from the exons ATGGATTACATGTCAATGGGCATTCCGGTTCCTCCCGAGCCTATAGCTCAGCCTAAGAGGCGTATGACCCGTTGGGGAAAGATAGACGATGGCAAGAACATGATTATTCACAATACTACGAATTCGTTTCTCCATGAGTTGAAGATGTTATCGGACAAAGCCGCTAACGCATCTGGAGATGATGCCAAAGGCTTTTGGGGACCCGAGGATGACAGGCCATATCTTCCACCTCCTTATGTAGACCTTCCACCTGGGTTGACACCGTCACAAATGGATCAGTTCCTAAGGGAACAGCGCCATGACGACCTGGTGAAAAAAATCGCATCTGGAGAGTTGGAGTTTGGTGATGCTGACATTAGGCCACCTTCTCCACCACCGGTATACGATCGTAACGGCAGTCGTGTGAATACTCGTGACGTACGTGCTAAGAATGCGATGAACGAGGAGTACAACAGGCTGGTGGAGTACTTGCTGAAACAATTGCCTGGATTCGTGGCTTCAGCGGACTACAAGCCACTAAAAAAAATAAGGAAGATTATTATACCGTTGGATAAATATCCTGAATACAATTTCATGGGTTTAGTTATTGGTCCTAGGGGATGTAACCACAAACGGCTAGAGGCTGAGAGCGGCGCTCAAATATCGCTTCGTGGCCGCGGTACTCTAAAGGAAGGCAAGCAGCGTGATCACCAGACAGATGAGGACGCTGCCATGCCAATGCACGTCCACATATCTGCTGATAAGGAGGAATGCGTGGAGAAGGCTGTACAGCTAATTCAGCCGTTATTGGACCCATTCCACCCTAAACACGAGGAGTTCAAACGGAAAGGACTGGAGCAATTGGCGTTGGTTAACGGTGTTGCTCTGGGTATATCAGACGCCAGTCGTTGCAGTGTCTGCGGTGCTGTGGGCCACCGTGCCTTTGAGTGTCCAGATGCCCCTGGACTACGCACTGTAAGACATGCTGACGTACGGTGTGCTATTTGTGGCTTCATGGGCCACTTGACTTCTGACTGTAAGTTAGCGGGTAGTACGGGCACTACCGCTGCTACCCAGGAAGCCGTTAAAATAGatcag GAATACAACCGCATGATGACCGAGTTGACTGGGGAAGCGCCTGAAACACTAAATCCAGAGCAGGCTGAGCAGTTACAGCAGTACCAGATGGCATTTTACCAACAGCAGTACCAACAGTACCAGGAGCAGCTTTATCAGCAGCCGCAGTATTACCAACAGCAGTACTACCAGCAATACTATGCGCAGCAGCCACAGGTGGACGTTGTCCAGGGTGGAGTACAGGCGGGCCATTATGACTACAACCAGTATAACGGCTACAGCGTAGCTCCGGTACCTAATGACACCATCGCATATACCAGTGCTGCTCCGGCTGTTGAACCTGAATTATGTGCGCCACCGGAGCCAGCTCCGCCACTCCCCGAGGATGAAGGCGCACCACCTCCTATGTAG
- a CDS encoding Protein kinase domain family protein has product MTSPYTAKECSTARPGHHLNHAFESIKAGLESKAYRICKKCRYNLVSRHFWFYITILCLLQYVGPNLKGYLGDVRYPRIISPVYAYSEDNVVTIDSRLDVLSLDEDYSPTDREFVTMNNVSLARTSNRSLWPWNEDTGGHIGLVILDTEGLAYNTNFSRNVLWVTRLTDNLLNVRKPNVQTTQTACALNSIPIDSSADTAERNCQANGTDTTSYARESTRRHSMRHLVPSYDGFVYCVNESGHHQLLHIHVRDIVNFTPFRTPLLDGVYLEGSRYSSVMALDFETGSYIARHPNGVSVTNDVGPIRDPGPDGCNLQQLHIAYTDWTVRAFDDKTHDELWSFNWREIGAVNSESTSPPIIERIRDVIQVEGKILSIQYEEDGDSYREYMNFPFDIAAVFAVINRPNDDILTLQLVERIAIPPPAAFLQNSSNKGFEPIRLTSSSYFGTSMLSVSNGVIDVPNMWDVGARLGPDTGSGRLIEIKVVDPLHYTSDTRLEPLTISQAARLRWRHMKWHYVMRCWIVLFIFAVIVTCLRLLRHCINTKSRFIISWHRIPFADIISNYASMIIGDIERRAFEATERVIYNVDHLSPMYSVDTVCRTFNVPLGILNFNERSTPAAQLLNLISPSSRRSLAAQSTEQSLGQEVNNTTELSATVAESSIQDAANNEDDVTRDDELQHISVVPSGTPLAGFLENGRFLRTFDCIKLLGKGGFGSVYRAQHKLEPGNPTYAVKLVLLRLKASEGLTSKRYFREIAANREISSKYVVRYFTWWCEEPHFLPLTQLTAELQSAAATNVKHLVDNNSIDTHRTKTLHGFMDHYQDMLKELVARSSDESVNSVLSANRYNIPRGPIRRSLTVIGEQTDQSHCPSVDSMLNGACAIPFEEENNQSGCPADTPSSQGIVFAYSQTPQMLQNNLGLRDISRKNNIEHASRHKDDEKSYPVVLLILMELCRGFTLREWLNRPERDDKPLGTVMSSDGIPIEFDLFRQLIKGLRDIHANNFIHRDLKPENIFVDPITNALKIGDFGLVGFISQSTRDTCDSPQDITLGHDPLELYQDGIIHPRELLRPGSSIPEHIIGTPGYTAPEGGFNCSEKADIYSASLILLELLSPRFKTSMERFAVLENYRNAGTVPDYIDGKLTPWRELLCEMGHKVPEKRPSAIEIQKRLKNMVSMWCGENTVTNL; this is encoded by the coding sequence ATGACTTCGCCGTACACAGCCAAAGAGTGTAGTACGGCCAGACCTGGACATCACTTGAATCATGCTTTCGAAAGCATTAAAGCAGGCTTGGAATCCAAAGCATACCGTATTTGTAAGAAGTGCAGATATAACCTTGTTTCAAGACACTTTTGGTTCTACATCACTATTCTGTGTCTATTGCAGTACGTAGGACCTAATCTTAAGGGCTACCTAGGAGATGTGCGATATCCTAGGATCATTTCCCCCGTATATGCATATTCAGAAGATAACGTTGTTACCATAGATTCGCGATTAGATGTACTGTCACTTGACGAAGACTATAGCCCAACTGACCGTGAGTTCGTGACAATGAATAACGTAAGTCTAGCACGTACATCAAATCGCTCTCTATGGCCTTGGAATGAAGATACAGGAGGGCATATCGGCTTGGTCATCTTGGATACCGAGGGTCTAGCTTATAACACAAACTTCTCACGCAATGTGTTATGGGTCACCCGATTAACAGATAACCTACTAAACGTAAGGAAGCCGAATGTACAAACTACGCAAACCGCTTGTGCCTTGAATAGCATTCCCATCGACAGCTCTGCGGATACAGCCGAGCGCAATTGCCAGGCTAATGGCACGGATACCACAAGCTACGCGCGTGAAAGTACGCGACGTCACAGCATGCGGCATCTGGTACCCAGCTATGACGGATTTGTCTATTGTGTCAACGAGAGTGGGCATCACCAGTTGCTCCACATCCACGTTCGTGATATTGTAAACTTCACACCGTTCCGCACTCCGCTGCTGGATGGAGTATACCTGGAAGGATCACGCTATTCGTCGGTAATGGCACTGGATTTTGAAACTGGCAGTTACATAGCTCGGCATCCCAACGGAGTGTCGGTGACTAACGACGTGGGACCTATACGTGACCCCGGACCTGACGGTTGCAACCTGCAGCAACTGCACATAGCATATACCGATTGGACAGTGCGTGCATTTGACGATAAGACGCACGACGAGTTGTGGAGTTTTAACTGGCGTGAAATAGGCGCTGTGAATAGTGAAAGCACAAGCCCACCAATAATTGAACGGATACGTGATGTTATCCAAGTTGAAGGGAAGATACTAAGTATACAGTATGAAGAGGATGGTGATAGTTATCGCGAGTACATGAACTTCCCATTTGATATCGCGGCTGTTTTCGCTGTTATAAACCGACCGAATGACGATATACTCACGCTTCAGTTGGTTGAACGTATAGCAATACCGCCTCCAGCAGCGTTCCTCCAGAATTCCTCGAATAAGGGCTTTGAACCCATAAGACTCACTAGTTCAAGTTATTTTGGTACCAGCATGCTATCTGTTAGCAATGGCGTGATTGACGTTCCGAATATGTGGGATGTAGGAGCACGACTGGGACCGGATACAGGTAGCGGCCGGCTAATAGAAATCAAGGTAGTTGACCCACTGCACTACACCTCTGATACACGCCTGGAGCCCCTGACAATATCTCAGGCTGCACGGTTACGGTGGCGCCATATGAAGTGGCACTATGTCATGCGATGCTGGATCGTTCTTTTCATATTCGCGGTGATAGTCACGTGTCTAAGGCTCCTGAGACACTGTATCAATACGAAGTCGAGATTTATCATATCCTGGCATAGAATTCCATTTGCTGATATCATATCTAATTACGCCAGTATGATCATTGGCGACATTGAGAGACGTGCTTTTGAGGCCACTGAACGAGTGATATACAACGTGGACCACTTGAGTCCAATGTACTCCGTTGATACCGTGTGCCGTACGTTTAATGTGCCACTGGGTATACTCAACTTTAACGAGCGTTCCACGCCGGCGGCGCAATTGCTTAACTTGATATCACCCAGTAGTCGCCGGTCGTTGGCCGCCCAGAGTACCGAGCAGTCATTAGGGCAGGAAGTGAATAATACTACGGAGCTCAGTGCAACAGTGGCTGAATCGAGTATCCAGGATGCAGCTAacaatgaagatgatgtTACCCGTGATGACGAACTGCAGCATATATCCGTTGTACCAAGCGGAACGCCTCTAGCGGGATTCCTGGAAAATGGACGTTTCCTAAGGACATTTGACTGTATCAAACTACTTGGTAAAGGTGGATTCGGATCGGTATACCGCGCTCAACATAAGCTTGAGCCGGGTAATCCCACTTATGCCGTGAAGTTGGTATTGCTACGACTGAAGGCTTCTGAAGGGTTGACATCTAAGCGGTATTTCAGGGAAATTGCGGCTAACCGTGAAATATCCAGCAAATATGTAGTGCGCTATTTCACCTGGTGGTGCGAGGAGCCGCATTTCCTCCCGCTGACTCAGTTGACCGCTGAGCTACAGAGTGCAGCAGCTACAAACGTGAAGCACCTGGTTGATAACAACTCGATCGATACCCATCGCACGAAGACGTTACATGGATTCATGGATCATTACCAAGATATGCTAAAGGAATTAGTAGCCCGATCGAGTGACGAGAGTGTTAACTCGGTTTTATCCGCTAACcgatataacataccaagAGGCCCAATTCGACGTAGCCTTACGGTTATAGGCGAGCAGACGGATCAGTCACACTGCCCGAGTGTGGACAGCATGTTAAACGGTGCTTGCGCAATACCCTTTGAAGAGGAAAACAATCAAAGTGGATGCCCAGCCGATACACCGTCAAGCCAGGGTATAGTGTTTGCATACAGCCAAACTCCACAAATGTTGCAAAATAACCTAGGATTACGTGATATATCCAGGAAAAATAATATAGAACATGCATCACGCCATAAGGATGACGAAAAGTCATATCCAGTAGTGTTACTAATTCTCATGGAGCTGTGCCGCGGATTCACTTTGCGCGAATGGCTGAATAGACCTGAGCGAGATGATAAACCACTGGGAACAGTGATGTCCTCAGATGGAATACCGATTGAATTCGATTTATTCCGGCAGCTAATAAAGGGACTGCGTGATATACACGCTAACAACTTCATACACCGTGATTTAAAACCTGAAAATATATTCGTCGACCCGATAACAAACGCCTTGAAAATTGGCGATTTTGGTCTTGTCGGATTCATATCACAATCTACGCGTGACACTTGCGACTCGCCACAGGATATTACATTGGGGCATGATCCACTGGAGTTGTACCAAGATGGTATTATACACCCTAGGGAGCTCCTGAGACCGGGGTCGTCTATACCGGAGCATATAATTGGAACTCCAGGGTACACCGCGCCCGAAGGAGGGTTTAACTGCTCTGAAAAGGCTGATATATACTCAGCCTCCCTGATACTACTCGAGTTGCTGTCACCAAGGTTCAAGACCTCTATGGAACGATTCGCCGTACTGGAGAATTACCGTAATGCAGGTACCGTGCCTGACTACATAGACGGTAAATTGACTCCGTGGCGAGAACTACTATGCGAAATGGGCCACAAGGTCCCTGAAAAAAGACCGTCAGCCATAGAGATACAAAAAAGACTAAAGAACATGGTATCTATGTGGTGCGGTGAAAACACGGTAACTAATTTATAG
- a CDS encoding Major Facilitator Superfamily protein codes for MASKSDQPSQLVKYGLTAKILYHLLAFMDGYDIQSLSVCMRAFEISLGLSPSSLAWMASVEIVSLVACGTIWGYLADFYKIRYLLCIAMNLVGLSAIGIGCASNYALIMFLRVVHGAAMGCTAPAIQQIVTGATDKDSYGTAFGIIHAVSCFGRLVSAILITSVAIKVPFGKIYGWRICYIAVGIVWILLGALMAIYLDSADESNITIEKEPNNIWETLRAIFRTWTSIILLFAIFISDAPFAAFTYMILYLQYLGLSDLEAGVACALTLLGGLLGGGFGGFAVDMCHKKSTRYGRLIAGNAIMLLRLSVTLAFFLGPLPQNGLSWYHYVEIILLGSSLMTVSAIDRPIMGAVVEKKYQASATGINRCIAGILSSLTFLPLAGLLTEMAFGYQKSQLPIDQLEENVRSTNSDALRKAMMFIIGIGTVINTMCYIAFFFTYPKDSAETEERENEVVSI; via the exons ATGGCATCTAAAAGTGATCAGCCGTCACAACTGGTGAAGTATGGGTTGACCGCCAAGATTCTGTACCATTTATTGGCCTTTATGGATGGTTATGACATCCAGTCTCTATCGGTATGTATGAGAGCCTTTGAGATTTCGCTAGGACTCTCACCATCTTCCCTTGCATGGATGGCATCGGTCGAAATAGTGTCTCTGGTAGCCTGTGGTACCATTTGGGGTTACCTAGCGGACTTTTACAAAATTCGCTATTTGCTTTGCATCGCAATGAATTTAGTCGGTCTATCAGCTATCGGTATTGGCTGCGCCAGCAACTACGCTCTG ATTATGTTCCTACGTGTTGTACACGGAGCAGCCATGGGTTGCACAGCTCCAGCTATCCAACAGATTGTAACTGGTGCCACTGACAAGGACTCTTACGGAACAGCTTTCGGAATCATCCACGCAGTGTCTTGCTTCGGTCGTCTGGTATCTGCTATACTGATAACATCCGTTGCAATCAAGGTTCCATTTGGCAAGATTTATGGATGGCGTATTTGTTACATTGCCGTTGGTATAGTGTGGATTCTGTTGGGTGCCCTTATGGCTATATACCTAGACAGTGCCGATGAGAGCAATATTACCATAGAGAAGGAACCAAACAACATTTGGGAAACGCTAAGAGCTATCTTCCGCACCTGGACTTCAATCATTTTGCTATTTGCCATTTTCATTTCAGACGCTCCCTTCGCTGCGTTTACCTATATGATTCTATATCTACAATATCTCGGGCTTAGTGACCTCGAAGCTGGTGTTGCCTGTGCACTAACTCTTTTGGGTGGATTATTAGGTGGTGGTTTCGGTGGATTTGCTGTTGATATGTGTCATAAAAAGAGTACGAGATATGGTAGACTGATTGCGGGTAACGCCATTATGCTACTGCGTCTATCAGTGACACTTGCATTCTTTTTGGGGCCCTTACCCCAAAACGGTTTAAGTTGGTATCACTACGTAGAGATCATACTCCTGGGATCGTCACTAATGACAGTCAGCGCTATTGATCGTCCTATTATGGGTGCTGTCGTGGAGAAGAAGTACCAGGCTTCCGCAACGGGTATCAATCGCTGCATTGCCGGTATACTCAGTAGTCTCACGTTCCTGCCACTCGCTGGTCTCTTAACTGAGATGGCCTTTGGCTACCAGAAATCACAGCTGCCCATAGATCAATTGGAAGAGAACGTGAGGTCAACAAACAGCGATGCTCTGCGAAAGGCGATGATGTTCATCATTGGCATAGGTACAGTTATCAACACCATGTGCTATATTGCCTTTTTCTTCACTTACCCCAAGGATTCGGCAGAGACCGAAGAAAGGGAAAATGAAGTAGTATCAATATGA